Genomic DNA from Thermodesulfobacteriota bacterium:
ACTATTAAAGTAAAAATTAAGCTTTTTTTCATTTTTTTTATCTCCTTTTAAGGGCTAATATTAGATATTGATGCGCTGCGAAAGAATTTCAGGTTTTAGAAGAAATGAAAATAAGCAAGAATTTCAGCGTTTGGAAGAAATGAATATAAGTAAAAATTTGAGAATTTAGTAGAGATGAATATAATAAAGAATTTGAGCTTTGTAGGGGTGATTCAACTTTAGAGTAGCTTTACAATTTCCAATACCATGTCCAATTGGAAAGTCAAGATAAAAATCATTATATTTTGTACAATTCAGTTTTGTGGATTAGAGTAGTTCTAAAATCCTTAAAGTTTATTATTTTTATAATCTTCCCAGAGGCTTTCCAGGTACAACTGCATTCGCGATTGAGTTATGAATTATAAGTTTTGAATTTTGAATTGGAAAAAATAAAAAAAAGAATTTTTCATTTCATTCGCAACTCTTCACTCAGCACTCAAAACTCAACCATTCTGTTTGGTTGCCTTCACACCACCCTACCCTACGCTCTGTTTGGTAATTTTTTTTACCGGGCAGCATGGCTCAAGCACGCTGGAAACTTATAAACTGATGGGCGTCTCGCAACCCAACCTTGCGGTCTGTTGCAAGCGACTGTTATGTCTTTCTCTTATTATTTTCACTGTTTAGATTAATCAACTTACCATCACATTTGGGACAAATAGGATCAATAACATTCTTTTTTAAGTATATTTCCTCACATTCTGAACATATGAGTCTGGCCGCTTGATTTTTATTGAATTCTCTTCTTCTCAATATCGCTGTTAGGAGTACACTGAAACCAAAAATGCTAATTATTAAACCTGTATATTTGTTTACTGGAGCACCACGAAATTGGATTGGACCAAATAAATATATATATAAACCTATAATTATTACTAAGGCACCTGAGCCAATACTCTTTTTATCTATCTTTTGGGACATAAATAATATCTTTCAATTTATTAAGCAGTATAAATAATCTTTACAATCACCCTAACCTGCACCCTGTTTGGTGATTTTATTTCACCGAGTAGCATGGCTCAAGCACGCTGGAAACTTATAAACTAATGGTCGTCCCGCAACCCAACCCAACCAATGGGTGTCCCGCAACCCGCAACCTTATCTTTTTCACTCAATTCCACCAAGATCTTTCATATATGGAAATGATTTCCGAGTGCTTTGCACCTGCTTAAAGTACGCTTCTTTTGTCACATTGAATATTTCCCCATTTTCAAACCCAAAGGGAAGCATTTCCTTTATTGAGTGTAGGTATTCCGTGTTCCGGCAAAACATAGGTGTAAATAGTATATTGCAATTTTCACCAAGTTCCTTTTTCATAAAAACCGAAGCTTGGCTAATAGTGTTTGAAGTGTAAACCAAATCATCTACAAGCAAAACGGAAAAACTTTCATCCTTATCTCCATACAATGCCTTTAATGGTTGCAAGGTAGCTTTATTATAATCGTTATCAAAATAGTAACAGCTTTGGTCTTTTTTAGCTTTTTGTTTAGCGTCAAGCCACCGATTTGCCCACAATGAAAGAATAGGAACTCTACTGAAAACCTCTCTTCCTAAAAAGTCTGCGACCACTAATCCGCCATTAGATATTCCAAAGACTGCTGCAGGTCCAAATCTACCATTACGAAAAGGCTCTTTTAATAGAGTCTGAAGTTCTACAATCCTCTTCCACCAATCATCCCAAGGTAGAATATTGAATGAAGCAGATTTTCGAAAACTTGATAGAATATTTGGTATATGAACTTCCATTTTTGGAAAAGTCTCGAAAACCAAACTATCACTATTGGTTGTGTCCCCTATGCCAGAAATCAAATATTCAGATAATTCAGCTATTGCCCTTTTCGGATTTAAACAATCATAAGAAAGACAACGAAATCCCTGAATATCAAAAGGTATTTCCGTATTTTCTTGTCGCATTAGAACAGTAACTCTATTCTTCAAGCTATATCTTATCCCTAATTCAAAGAACACATTAGGGTTTCTTCCTGTAATATCGGTAATACAAATATCGGCAGTAGCAATATTTTTTAAGATACTTTTTGTGATGGACCCTGAAACATTCTTATCAACTTCTCTTGCAACAAAAATATCAACTTCTAGCTTCTGTTTTACTACATCAATTGAAGGACAAATAATATTATCATAAATATAATTTGACTCTATATTTTTTCTTTTATATTCATCTTTTGAACCAAAAGGCATTAATACAAAACATTTTAAAATTTCAGATCCATATTTTTCTTTAAAACTATCCGAGCTGAAATCTATCTCTTCTGTTTTATCTGTTATACATGAAATATCTGTTTCTATATTCTTAACCATAGTTACTCCCCCTCTTTATTTAGTATTATTCAAGCACAGATAAAATATAACATATATATTGGATAGTTTTCTTGCGAAGCCATAAAATCGAACTTACCGATAATTTCAGCTAAGGTTTATTATTTTTCGCTCATCCCAGAGGCTTCCCAGGAAAGCAAAAAGCAAACAAATCAGACAAACCATGAAAGCAGTATAAATAATCTTTACAATCACCCTACCCTACACCCTGTTTGGTGATTTTATTTTACCAGGCAGCATGGCTCAAGCACGCTGGAAACTTATAAACTGATGGGCGTCCCGCAATCCGTCCCGCAATCAATATATCAAGGAACGTCCCGCAACCCGGATAAGTCAAGATATTTTTAAAAGCCGGTTTGTAACTGGTTGGATTTTTAGGTAAATAATCTTTTATAAAATTATATTTTCCTACCTGCAATCGCTTTTTGTAATCCGGCCCCACCGGGCGGTGGCCGTGCAGTAATGCGGGGCGGTTTTCCAGTCGCCTTTGTTGGCATTCATGGCCCAGACATGAACACCGAAACCGTATGCCTTGTTACCCTGCAAGGCGGCACCGCGGACAATCGCACTCATATCGCCCGGCACTTTATTAAATCCGAGATAAACACTATTTTCGTCAAATACCACCCAGGAGATTTCGGGAATGTCTTTCAGATAGGCCAACCTTGCTTCAAGGGCTTTCTGGTCACCACATCTTTTCTACATCATCTTCTATATCATCCTCTATATCATCATTAAGAAGGCTGTTAAAATCTAATCCGCTCCTTAATTCAACTTCATCCACTGAAACAATAAACCCCGGCAAATCTCCTTTTGAAATTTTCCTGTGAGGGATTATAAATGCTATAGCATCCATTGATACCGAATCGAAAATAACTTTATAAAAATGAGTTGGTACATGAACGCCATTTCCAATAATTTTATGTTCCCCTTCAAATAACACCCCAGTAATAACATAAAGCTCTTTGCGTTCATTTACCCATTCTCGAATATATGATTCAAGATGCCTCCATCCTTGCCGATTTAATCCGGGTAATTGAGGTGTCATATTACTTAAAAGAAAAGATTCCATCATTGCGTTGTAAGAGCTATCAACGGTCGCTGACGCAGCCATATGACCTCTGTCATAACCTGAACCTTTATAGTCAGACAATGCAGAACGATATTTTACCGGAATTTCAGTATCCGGTTTAAATTTATTTGAGCGCTTGAATTTTTTGTTAACACTATCTGGAGTTAAGCGATAAGCAACCCATGACGGAATCTTTCGGTCATAATCGTAACCGACAGCATAACCTTCCCGGCATAGAAGCTGATCTTCTTCACCTGGGATTCCGAATGCAACATGACCGTTGCATTTGAAAGCAGCGGTAGGTTCACTTAAACAATCTGCATATACTGATACACAGATCATTATGAAAGATAAAGTAGCAACAATAATCCATGCCCGATATATTTTTTTAGAAGCCGAAAAGGTTTTTAGGATCTTCAAGGTCTATTCTTTTTTTTGCGTTATTGATGAAAAAGCGGAAGCTATTAATCCTGTGGGAATAGCAATAATTCCTAATCCAACCATCAAAATGAAAAACGTGAAAATTCTTCCCCCAGCGGTAATAGGATAAGAGTCACCATAGCCAACAGTAGTCAGAGTAACAACAGCCCACCACAAGCAATGAAAAATAGATTTAAAATGCTCTGGTTGAACTGGATTTTCAAAATAATAAATGCCTACTCCAGCAACAAAAAGTAGGAAAACCGTCGCCACGAAGAATAATATTAACTCTTCTTTAACAGATAAAAATGCACCTTTAAACCTCTGAATGGCATTATTATATCGTAAAATTTTCATGGCACGTATCAATCTAAGTAAACGAAAAATTCTAATTGATCGAAGATCGATTCCACTTGCGACATAAAAAGGCAGAATTGCCAACAAATCAATAATTCCAAAAAAACTGAAAATAAATTTCAATTTTTTTTCTGCAACGATAATTCTTAATAAATACTCTACAGTAAATAATATAACTGTGATAACTTCAATTATATGCAGCACATATCGGGTTTTCACTGAAAGGTCAGGAAGGGTTTCGATTGAAAAAGAAATGAGAGATATTACTATAAGAAATTGTGATGATAGATCAAAAATCTTGCCAGGCGCAGTATCCCTGTCCTCAACAATTTTTTTAATTTTAATCATTTTTTAATACTATCAAATCAGCTTTAGGTGCCTGTTTTTTTTTCTGGCCGCATGCCTTCAAGGAATGCATAAATAATGAAATTGAGACTTTCAAGTTTGCCCGGATTTATCCTGTCGATTTCCAGCAGCTTTTCAATGCACTCCCTAGCTATTTTTTTATTGTTAAAATTAGCCAGCATATCACCTATTACTGTTTCCCGGTCTGATGCACGTGAATATATGCCTTTGGGTTTTTGAGTGAATTCCGGTGCATTATACGTATAATCTTCATTCTTTTCTAAAAACAAAGACCTTAAATCTACGTTATTGTTACCCGCCCATTCTATTACCTTAAAGAGATCAATAGTGCCCCTTTTTATTTTGTTTGCTAAATTTTTTTCAGAAATCCTAAATATATCAGTAGCTATATCCTTTTGAAGCAGCCCTGAAATAGCCATCATTCTATCAATTATAATTCTTGAGGTAACTCTCATGTGTATTTTTTCCTTGACAAGGTAACTATATAGTGTATCATTAGCCTTAACATCCGATAAAGACGGTATTCTGGAAATCCGGACAAAACAAGTCTAAACAGTTAATCTTATCAAACTGGAACATAGGATACAAGGCAAAAAATGGATAAAAAAACAAACACCCATCTAGCCGTCATTCAACTCAGACTCCTTGGCTACCCCATTAAAAACATTCGCCAATCTCTTCACAAGCTTACCGAGATTTCCCAGCCGGAAATGGCTAAAGAGTTGGGCCTGTCCCGGCAGTGTGTGACCCACTATATGGCTGGCAGGCGGGGTCGGCAAAACCGATTTACCGAAATCCATGAAAATATCGCCGCCATGTTCGGTGTACCTACAGAGGTACTTTTTGAGGATGCAGTCAATCAGGATTAAGGAGGCATCGTGTCGAAACAATTGACAATATTTAAAGATAATCAGGGAAAAATTACTATAAATAACTATGGGAAAAGCCTGGAATCTCAAAATGTCAGAATGGATGCCGAGTTGAAACAGTGGCTCACTGATATAGGCAATGCCGTGTCCGGCGCTACCGGCAATCCAAGATTTGGAGCTAGTAGCGTGGCACGTGAAGCGATTATATTTTACCGTGATTTTTATCAAATGAGAAACAAGCTCCGCAAATATAAAAAAACAGTGTCAGCATTGATAGATACTTTACCATAAAAAATTTTTTGTGGCATGTGCACTTGGGTGCACTTTGGTGCACCTAAATATCATCCAGGTGCACATTAGGTGCACTTACAATGATTACGGGATGTTAAAAGTCAAGAAATGTTCTGATTATGACAAACAAAGAAATCGATCCGTTTGACAAAATGGAAAACGGCCATGATCGCGTATTCTTTATCATCCGCCAGATAATAGCCGGGGTCGTGGTTATCGGCGGAATTATTTTTATGGTGTGGTTTTGGCTGCTGTCCGCGAAAACATAATAAAAAAACCGGTACCGGCGGAAATCTGCGCCTATTGCGGTTTTTATACATTCAAATACAGGGCGGAGCCGGGCGGTTGGGCGTATTGTGAATTTTTCAAGCAGCACTTTCCCGATCAGAAAACCGGAACGCCGCCGGGAAAACGCACCTGTCCGAACTTTAAGGTAGATGGAAGAGATAGGTAGAAGGAAAAAGGTAGAAGACTGAAGGTGGAAGGATAAAAACCGTTTTGTTACCTTCGACCTTTAGACTTTAACCTTCAACCTAAAAAACCGGAGGTTTTTTTCATGGTCGATCTGATTATTTTCTTAATTTCCCAGGGCTACGGTTTCACCGAATCCCTGGAGCTCTGCGGGCTTAAATCGTGAAAGCGGCGGACAGACTGGTTGAATGCCCAAAAAAAGGCCGGCACATCAAGCATGTGGATGCCTGTATGGCCAACTGCAAACGCTGGCGCACCTGCAAAGCCGTTAAAGCCTGGAAACAGCCCTATTTGCCAATTTTTTCACCGTCACTGCCGGGACGGAAACCTGCCGGCACTCCTCCGCCCGGCCATCCTGACGGGTAAAGTAGCGGCCTGACCTGCATCGGGCCTGCCAACAGGATATAAAAAACCGACGGGGCCGTGCCGTGATCACGGTGATCCCCCCACCATCACCGGACACGCCGGCCCGGTCGGTCACTTGAACGTCTATTACACCATTATGGAAATATACGCAGAAGATATAAATTACTGGAAGACGGGACGTACCTCACCTGATGGATGGATTGATAAAGCCAAAGCTCAAATTGAAAAACTGGATGGTCGAATATTAGCTGAGGCGTTCGGATCGGAGCCAACCACTGGAAGAAGCGCGTATATGCTCGGTTTTGAGGTTCAGGGCAACAGGTTTAAAGCGATATGGCCGGTTCTGCCAACAAAAAGCAGAAAAAATGAAAAAGCCGCGCGTATCCAGGCCGCAACCATGCTTTATCACGATATCAAAGCGAAGTGTATTGCGGCAACGGTCAAAGGCGCCAGGGTGGCTTTTTTTGAGTATTTAATGCTACCCGATGGACGTATTGCTTCCGAAGCATCTGAAAAAGAATTGTCCGATGGAATTCCTTCTATACTACTTACTTATAATCAATCTCTGGATTAGACGCATAATCCCATATTAAAATGCTGAACAAACAAAATTTAAATAAAATCGACTGGACGGA
This window encodes:
- a CDS encoding DNA/RNA non-specific endonuclease, with protein sequence MKILKTFSASKKIYRAWIIVATLSFIMICVSVYADCLSEPTAAFKCNGHVAFGIPGEEDQLLCREGYAVGYDYDRKIPSWVAYRLTPDSVNKKFKRSNKFKPDTEIPVKYRSALSDYKGSGYDRGHMAASATVDSSYNAMMESFLLSNMTPQLPGLNRQGWRHLESYIREWVNERKELYVITGVLFEGEHKIIGNGVHVPTHFYKVIFDSVSMDAIAFIIPHRKISKGDLPGFIVSVDEVELRSGLDFNSLLNDDIEDDIEDDVEKMW
- a CDS encoding ion transporter, with translation MIKIKKIVEDRDTAPGKIFDLSSQFLIVISLISFSIETLPDLSVKTRYVLHIIEVITVILFTVEYLLRIIVAEKKLKFIFSFFGIIDLLAILPFYVASGIDLRSIRIFRLLRLIRAMKILRYNNAIQRFKGAFLSVKEELILFFVATVFLLFVAGVGIYYFENPVQPEHFKSIFHCLWWAVVTLTTVGYGDSYPITAGGRIFTFFILMVGLGIIAIPTGLIASAFSSITQKKE